CATAGGAGGAACCAGGATCTAAATCCAGGCTAACCACTGCCTGGTCGTTGTGATTTAGCCCCCGGAATTCAACCTTGAAAGTCAGGTTATCGCTGGCCGGTGCTGGCCTCTCCATTTCATCGAACGTGGCTATGTAGTATGGGTATGTGACTCCAGCGCTTGGTTCCTTCAATGTGGAATTAATACCATGAAAATTTAACGCCCAGGTATTTTCATTTTTTACTGGTCCATGGGCTGCTATTTCACTCAACCGGCCTGTCTGGTAATCCTTAATACCGGCTGTTATTTCTAATCTTACAGCACTAACTAAATCGCTCATCTTGTTAGAATCGACCAGTGTAGCCAGTGCTGTATTAGCGGGACAAGTTTCGGCATAGAGCCCCATTTGTAAGCCAGGAACATCAGCGGCATTGAGCGAGGGCAAATCCCTGATATAGTTATGCCAAAGTTGGTAGAACTCGTATAGCGTTTCATAGGATGCTTTTTCAGGCGCAGGGAATTCCTTTTCGTAAACGCTTATTGCATGAGGTGCAAAGCTTGCCCGCTTTGCATGAAGCATAAGGTACTGACCAGTTTTGGGATTAATGATAAAGAAGTTCTTGGGTGCTAGCGGCCAGCACGTACTGGCGTTCTCACAGTCGATCCCCGGTGCGCGGTTATAAGCAATAGCTCTAAATTGTTCATAAGTGGTACAGTAATTACAGATATGCCCCTCATAACTCTCAGGCATATAGACATTTGTTGATACATCTTTTTTGGAAATTGAGGTCGAACACGATAGTGTTAGCGCGGCTAGTGATACCATCAACAGTTTTCTCTTGATGGAAAAATGCTTTTTAACATGTAAATACATTCCTTGTTTATTCAATTGGTATAAATTCCCTGATACATCATGCGGCTAGCTATGTGAAAACAACAGATTGGAGCCTCTGCTATTTGCTCAATTATAACTGTCAGATTAAATCCTATGTGCAAAAACGGTAAGCTCAAATATGAGCTGCTACACATAAAGCCCGCTGAAAGCGGGCTACTTTTGATGATGTCTATACTTTTTACCGACTCAATTAGTCACACGGCGCAATCCATGTCATATCGGGATAGCCGGATTGGCGAAAAGTGTAGGTGCAGTATTGACCGTTGCCGCCGGTATCACCTCCGCCGTTAGGGGGATTGGTTCCGCCGCCTGGATTACCGCCACCACCACCAATGGGTGTTGAAGATACACCACCAAGCGTTTTTAATTGATCCAGCTTAGCCAGTACACAAGGGTCGGTAATCCTCAGCGCCCCATACTGCCCAGCAAGCTGTGATAAGGTGTAGCCACCGCCGACAGTAGAAGATCCCGGATCTAAGTCCAAACTAACCACAGCTTGATTGTGTGGATTTATACCTCGGAATTCAACCTTGAAAGTCAGGTTATCACTTAGTGGTGATGACCTTTCCATTTCGTCAAATGTGGCTATGTAATAGGGATATGTTACCCCGGCGCTTGGTTCTTTTATTGTGGAGTTAACACCGTGAAAATTTAAAGCCCATGTATTGTCATTCTTTTCTGGTCCGTGGGCTGCAATCTCATTTAACCGGCCCGTCTGGTAATCCTTAATACCAAGGGTAATTTCTAATCTTGCCTTGATAAGTAAATCACTCATTTTGCTGGAATCTATCACTGTTGCCAGCGCGGTATTAGTTGGGCAGGAATCAGCATATACACCCATTTGTAAGCCAGGAACATTAGCGGCAGTAATTGGGGGCAAGTCTCGAATGTAGTTTTTCCATAATATATAGAATTCGTTCAATGCTTCGTATGATGCCTTTTCAGGTCCGGGAAATTCTTTTTCATAAACACTTATAGCATGGGGGGCAAAAGTACTGCGCTTTGCGTGCAACATCTTATATGCGCCAGTCTTTGGGTTAGTGATAAAGAAGTTTTTAGGTGCCAACGGCCAGCAAGTGCTTGCGTCCTCACAATCAATGCCTGGGGCACGGTTATAGGCTATCTCTCTAAACTGCTCGTAAGTGGTGCAGTAGTTACAAATGTGACCTTCATAACTTTCAGGGCTAACCACTTTTGCAGATTCACCTGTTTTTACATCGTGAGCTGAACAAGATAGGGCTAGCACGGTAACAGATGCTATTAACAGTTTTCTATTAATGGAAAAAATGCTTTTTAACATGTAAATACATTCCTTGTTTATTCAATTGGTATAAATTCCCTGATACATCATGTACCAGCGTATTTATATGTGATGTTTAACATTCATACAACATAAATTCATTTAATTACTACTAAAGGTCTACTGAGTTCATCACCTCCTTATATCTTTGATGTGCTTTATATTTTCTTGGTTATAAAAAATCAAAAGGTTCACAGCTAAGGCCATCTTTGATCGCATTCTTTAAAGCAACCCTTTCTAGTAAGCTATCACCAACGATTTTTCGTTGTATCAACTCATTGATTACTACCTCTCTCAGTTCTCCGTTATTTTTAAACGGAGCGAGCTGTTCTCTATCTACTAAGCACATCTGCATAGATACTAGCCAGGCGGTATCTAAGTGTTTTGAGTAGAGATGCCAATACCAGAGAGCCGCAGCACTCATCACTAACCCAAGCGTCCACTTCTGCCAGTGCTTCATCATGGTTCTGCCTTTACAACTTTTAATATTTCCTTCTGGTCTTCTTCCGGAAGTTCTGCCAGTAACTGTAAAAAGCAGCTCATAATAATCGCCTCCTGCCTTTCAAAGATGGATTTCTTTTCCCTGCATGTGGTTTTGGCTATCTGTAAAATGGCTGAATCCTGACACGCAGATAATGCAAGTAATGCAGATGCTACTGGGCTATAACTCATGTGCTGTAATACCTCTTGGTTTGTAATTTAAATATTCAAAGAAAGCTGGATCGCCTACTCGCTCCCGGGCTGCTAATTCTTTTTTGATAGTGCGAACGGATACCCATCTGGAAGACCACACATATTCCTGATCCCCGTTAATTTCAATTACCCGGCACACATACTTAAGTTCATGCAATAGTGCCTCTATGGCCTGCTCTGGATCACTGCATCCATGTCGCAGTTCTGACCAGCGGAATACGGGATTTGCAGCTATGAAGTAAATCAGGGCTTCTCGTAACTCTGCGCCATATCGGCCAATGCCAAGTGCGTATAACACCAGTGCTCTAACTTCCACCATGTCGTATATAGTGATCACTGGAGGGCGGGTCACACCTGCCTCATTGAGGATCTGCTCTATGGATATTTTTTCGCCTTTCCTGTTGTTAACGATTCTCACCAATGCGGTGGTTAATTCCTTTTCCTTGTATCCATCAGGGTGCATTGATTTCTTTTGCTGCAAATGATTACTGATGTCGATAATCATACGTATCCGATTAGAAAAAATACTATGTGTCCCTACCATACACCCAAGGAAGATACATAAAATTGCATCAGACACTGATTACCAAACTAATAGGTATAGTCCGGCAGAAGCTCAAAGAGCAGCAACTTTTACCTGAGCACAACCAAACGACCATAATGCAGATCCTGAATGAATCAGGGGTTGGTGGGATCGGATTTCAAGCTATGGCCGAGTTAAGGGCGGAAGTACTTGCAGGACTGGGGATAGGGTTATGTCCACCCGGAACACTTAGGCAAAACTTACAAGGTTTTCTCTTCGATTATGATGTGTTCCGGCCCTCAGAGCTACGCTATTACTTCCCGGCAGACCCAGAGGCTGAAATATTCAGTAACCTGACTGAACTCGGTTATATCCTCAAAACACAGGTAGAGGAAGACGAACCGATCTGGCGACCTAAGCTTATGAGGCGTGATACCGTCAAAAAGAAATTAGCAGCTCGTGACAGGGTAGGAAGCCCTGAGTATCTGGCTTATTTATCTTACAGACCAATGCCCCCAAGTAAGTTAACTAAGCATTGACGGCGGCTTAGTCTCCCGCCGGAAGCAAGGAGCATATAGAATCTAGACTTTTTCAACATTTCCTTTGCTGGATTCTATGGGAGTCATCAAGGATGATGATATATCTCTTTGGGTTTACTGCAAATGTCCTTTTTTAGGCACAAAAAAGGCAAGCATGACACTTACCCTAATTGCCCTTGGGTGAGACTGTTACTATGTTACAGCTTATTGTTATGCTGCATTTGGATCTTCATATTCTTGTTGGCCGATATCACTGGCCATCAGCCAGACTAATAGGAAGGTTAACCCTAGTAATACGAATTTAACGTTTTCATATTGATCATAGGCCAAAGTCCAAGAAGAGAAGAATTCAGCCACTGGCCCAGTAATGCCAAACTCGTCTAAATGTCGCAAGAAGTTTTCCACAAGTGCAATCAAATCAACGACCATAAATAAAGACATCAAACTTGTGAGCGCCATTTCAGCATTATATTTATAAATGTGATCAGTGGGTTTACCTTGCGCTTCCAGTCTACCTCTTGTGAACGGAGCACGTAAAATCAGCAGGAAGAACAATACCAAGTCAACGATAAAATGTGTTGCAAAGATGATAGCATTCACCGCCATGCTACTTAATGTCTCACTTTTGGTAACAATGAAATTTTCAAAAATGAGCATCTCAGCCAAATAGACAATTAACAAGACCCCGCATACATGCACCACGTTTATATTGTCACGACTTTTCCACATAATCAGCAGCAAAGACGCACCTATTATCATATATACATGCAAATGATTTTGACTGACCATGGCATACACCACGCCCGCGAATATTAAAGCCAACAGGCCTAATTTACCCATACAAATTTAATTCCCTTATTTGACAAATGACCGGTTAAGGGTTCTTGTCTTCATCACTATTACTAAAACCAGAATAACTAATATCCCTTGCTTGAATGATTGGTGTTGCAGTTGCCACCTTCGGATCAACCCCCTTTTGTCCTGAGCTACCGCCTGTGATATTTTTTAGGTCTTCAGTTGTTAGGTTTTGCATGATCATCGGTTCCTTGTAGATTGATTCGTTTTTTGAGATGGTCTGTTTTTGGAGCTGCCCGATGGGCGTTAGGGTTTGTTTCATCGCTTAGAACTTTATTATTTAGGAAATTGCTGTTCAAGTGCTTTGAATCGTTAATGCTTGGGCCTTTGGCTTGACTCCCTTACCCCCCATTACTATCGCCAGTAATGGCTTTCAAGTCATTAGCGGTCAGTGGGCCTAAGGTGGTTTTTCTTCTTTGAGACGCGCCGTTGATTGGGTTTGGTTTCATCGTCCAGATCCTTGTATTTATATTGAGCGAATTTATCTTTTAGGTGTTCAAATTGTGAAGTGAAGGGGGTAACGTCAAAGCCGCAAAACGCGCAGAGTTTTATAGAATCGATCAAACCGATTTCAGTTTTCCCCGACTCGTAGTTTTCTAGCGTTGGCCTAGATTTACCAATGTGCTTTGCGCATTCTTCTGAGCTTCGATTTGACGCAAGTCTCATACGGCGTAAATCATCACCCTTTGGTAGGTAGAGCATGTATTACTTCCCTTAAGTATTATTATTCCGTGTTGTACAGGGGGAATATATAGGAAATGTGGATTCCAAGCAACATATGACAAACGTGCCAGAGGCACGGAGAGCTGTCACAACTTGGATTTGGATGGTATAGAGGCCAGAATAGAGAAGCCGTGTTATATCAATGTACCG
This genomic window from Thalassomonas viridans contains:
- a CDS encoding helix-turn-helix domain-containing protein, producing the protein MLYLPKGDDLRRMRLASNRSSEECAKHIGKSRPTLENYESGKTEIGLIDSIKLCAFCGFDVTPFTSQFEHLKDKFAQYKYKDLDDETKPNQRRVSKKKNHLRPTDR